Proteins from a single region of Mus pahari chromosome 2, PAHARI_EIJ_v1.1, whole genome shotgun sequence:
- the March8 gene encoding E3 ubiquitin-protein ligase MARCH8 isoform X2 yields MVETAVGRSCSPSSLPQNEKTLGHSMSHPSNISKAGSSPPSTTAPVSAFSRTSVTPSNQDICSSSAVFSECCHYSPVQSAVVLKAPPCQSSLTQGFTVTVICKDTLQASKKNPFGSDWEQVLTPAKNTKTRRALRFSKSLSDVGEKTQETLESFDYMERTCSEGKLALPQGSSLKKNRLHHKEKRAEHCPPLSHSKHSPILSLSTNHSAVSKREAGKGSVRIPLLEEKADGEARLRSQRLLRYLFSLSRGSSASSLHRFHELESHASHLHTAKSSSWLAGSMDFCSDEMGDDDVFEDTSSAKLKNRVLRAPLCSVEKDSDLDCPSLLSEKCTAVSPVSTSGDACRICHCEGDDESPLITPCHCTGSLHFVHQACLQQWIKSSDTRCCELCKYEFIMETKLKPLRKWEKLQMTASERRKIMCSVTFHVIAITCVVWSLYVLIDRTAEEIKQGQVTGILEWPFWTKLVVVAIGFTGGLLFMYVQCKVYLQLWKRLKAYNRVIYVQNCPETSKKNIFEKSALTEPTVENKEGHRMCHSTTNSSCTEPEDTGAEIINV; encoded by the exons atGGTAGAGACTGCAGTTGGGAGGTCCTGCTCACCATCTTCACTTCCCCAG AATGAGAAGACTTTGGGACATTCCATGAGTCATCCAAGCAACATTTCTAAG GCTGGGAGTAGTCCTCCATCCACGACAGCTCCAGTGTCTGCCTTCTCTCGAACTTCTGTCACACCATCCAACCAGGACATCTGCAG TTCCAGTGCAGTGTTTTCTGAGTGTTGTCACTACAGTCCCGTGCAGTCTGCTGTTGTCTTGAAAGCTCCTCCATGCCAGAGTTCTCTGACACAAGGGTTCACTGTGACAGTTATATGTAAAGACACATTACAGGCATCAAAGAAAAATCCCTTTGGTTCAGACTGGGAGCAAGTCTTGACGCCCGCTAAAAATACTAAGACCAGAAGAGCACTCAGATTCTCAAAGTCACTAAGTGATGTGGGTGAGAAGACCCAGGAGACTTTGGAAAGCTTTGACTATATGGAAAGAACTTGTTCTGAAGGGAAATTGGCACTTCCTCAAGGTTCATCTCTCAAAAAGAACAGGCTCcatcataaagaaaaaagagcagaGCACTGCCCACCCCTCAGCCATTCCAAACACTCTCCTATCTTATCCCTTTCTACCAACCATTCAGCTGTCTCAAAGAGGGAAGCTGGCAAGGGAAGCGTGCGCATCCCACTTTTGGAGGAGAAAGCTGATGGCGAGGCCAGGTTGAGAAGCCAGCGACTACTCCGGTACCTGTTCTCACTCTCCCGTGGCTCAAGTGCCAGCAGCCTCCATAGGTTCCATGAGCTGGAGAGCCATGCCAGCCATCTGCATACTGCCAAGTCCTCCAGCTGGCTGGCAGGGAGCATGGACTTCTGTTCTGATGAAATGGGAGATGACGACGTCTTTGAGGATACATCATCTGCCAAATTGAAGAACAGGGTCCTGCGTGCACCCCTCTGCTCAGTAGAGAAGGACAGTGACCTGGATTGTCCTTCTCTGCTCTCAGAAAAATGCACTGCCGTctctcctgtgtccacttcaggggATGCCTGCAG GATCTGCCACTGTGAAGGGGATGACGAGAGCCCTCTGATCACCCCCTGTCACTGTACAGGAAGCCTCCACTTCGTGCATCAGGCTTGCCTGCAGCAGTGGATCAAGAGTTCTGACACACGCTGCTGTGAACTCTGCAAGTACGAGTTCATCATGGAGACCAAGCTGAAACCTTTGAGGAAA TGGGAGAAGTTGCAGATGACTGCCAGTGAGCGCAGGAAGATCATGTGCTCAGTGACCTTCCATGTCATTGCTATCACCTGTGTGGTCTGGTCCTTGTATGTGCTCATTGACCGCACAGCAGAGGAGATCAAGCAGGGTCAGGTAACAG GAATCCTAGAGTGGCCTTTCTGGACGAAGCTGGTAGTTGTGGCCATCGGCTTTACTGGAGGACTTCTCTTTATGTATGTTCAGTGCAAGGTGTACCTACAATTATGGAAAAGACTCAAGGCTTACAATAGAGTGATCTATGTTCAAAACTGTCCAGAAACaagtaaaaagaatatttttgaaaagtctGCACTTACAGAGCCCACCGTTGAAAATAAAGAAGGACATAGAATGTGTCATTCCACCACAAATTCTTCTTGCACAGAGCCTGAAGACACCGGAGCAGAAATTATTAACGTCTGA
- the March8 gene encoding E3 ubiquitin-protein ligase MARCH8 isoform X1 — translation MSMPLHQISAIPSQDAISARVYRSKTKEKEQNEKTLGHSMSHPSNISKAGSSPPSTTAPVSAFSRTSVTPSNQDICSSSAVFSECCHYSPVQSAVVLKAPPCQSSLTQGFTVTVICKDTLQASKKNPFGSDWEQVLTPAKNTKTRRALRFSKSLSDVGEKTQETLESFDYMERTCSEGKLALPQGSSLKKNRLHHKEKRAEHCPPLSHSKHSPILSLSTNHSAVSKREAGKGSVRIPLLEEKADGEARLRSQRLLRYLFSLSRGSSASSLHRFHELESHASHLHTAKSSSWLAGSMDFCSDEMGDDDVFEDTSSAKLKNRVLRAPLCSVEKDSDLDCPSLLSEKCTAVSPVSTSGDACRICHCEGDDESPLITPCHCTGSLHFVHQACLQQWIKSSDTRCCELCKYEFIMETKLKPLRKWEKLQMTASERRKIMCSVTFHVIAITCVVWSLYVLIDRTAEEIKQGQVTGILEWPFWTKLVVVAIGFTGGLLFMYVQCKVYLQLWKRLKAYNRVIYVQNCPETSKKNIFEKSALTEPTVENKEGHRMCHSTTNSSCTEPEDTGAEIINV, via the exons AATGAGAAGACTTTGGGACATTCCATGAGTCATCCAAGCAACATTTCTAAG GCTGGGAGTAGTCCTCCATCCACGACAGCTCCAGTGTCTGCCTTCTCTCGAACTTCTGTCACACCATCCAACCAGGACATCTGCAG TTCCAGTGCAGTGTTTTCTGAGTGTTGTCACTACAGTCCCGTGCAGTCTGCTGTTGTCTTGAAAGCTCCTCCATGCCAGAGTTCTCTGACACAAGGGTTCACTGTGACAGTTATATGTAAAGACACATTACAGGCATCAAAGAAAAATCCCTTTGGTTCAGACTGGGAGCAAGTCTTGACGCCCGCTAAAAATACTAAGACCAGAAGAGCACTCAGATTCTCAAAGTCACTAAGTGATGTGGGTGAGAAGACCCAGGAGACTTTGGAAAGCTTTGACTATATGGAAAGAACTTGTTCTGAAGGGAAATTGGCACTTCCTCAAGGTTCATCTCTCAAAAAGAACAGGCTCcatcataaagaaaaaagagcagaGCACTGCCCACCCCTCAGCCATTCCAAACACTCTCCTATCTTATCCCTTTCTACCAACCATTCAGCTGTCTCAAAGAGGGAAGCTGGCAAGGGAAGCGTGCGCATCCCACTTTTGGAGGAGAAAGCTGATGGCGAGGCCAGGTTGAGAAGCCAGCGACTACTCCGGTACCTGTTCTCACTCTCCCGTGGCTCAAGTGCCAGCAGCCTCCATAGGTTCCATGAGCTGGAGAGCCATGCCAGCCATCTGCATACTGCCAAGTCCTCCAGCTGGCTGGCAGGGAGCATGGACTTCTGTTCTGATGAAATGGGAGATGACGACGTCTTTGAGGATACATCATCTGCCAAATTGAAGAACAGGGTCCTGCGTGCACCCCTCTGCTCAGTAGAGAAGGACAGTGACCTGGATTGTCCTTCTCTGCTCTCAGAAAAATGCACTGCCGTctctcctgtgtccacttcaggggATGCCTGCAG GATCTGCCACTGTGAAGGGGATGACGAGAGCCCTCTGATCACCCCCTGTCACTGTACAGGAAGCCTCCACTTCGTGCATCAGGCTTGCCTGCAGCAGTGGATCAAGAGTTCTGACACACGCTGCTGTGAACTCTGCAAGTACGAGTTCATCATGGAGACCAAGCTGAAACCTTTGAGGAAA TGGGAGAAGTTGCAGATGACTGCCAGTGAGCGCAGGAAGATCATGTGCTCAGTGACCTTCCATGTCATTGCTATCACCTGTGTGGTCTGGTCCTTGTATGTGCTCATTGACCGCACAGCAGAGGAGATCAAGCAGGGTCAGGTAACAG GAATCCTAGAGTGGCCTTTCTGGACGAAGCTGGTAGTTGTGGCCATCGGCTTTACTGGAGGACTTCTCTTTATGTATGTTCAGTGCAAGGTGTACCTACAATTATGGAAAAGACTCAAGGCTTACAATAGAGTGATCTATGTTCAAAACTGTCCAGAAACaagtaaaaagaatatttttgaaaagtctGCACTTACAGAGCCCACCGTTGAAAATAAAGAAGGACATAGAATGTGTCATTCCACCACAAATTCTTCTTGCACAGAGCCTGAAGACACCGGAGCAGAAATTATTAACGTCTGA
- the March8 gene encoding E3 ubiquitin-protein ligase MARCH8 isoform X3, whose product MSHPSNISKAGSSPPSTTAPVSAFSRTSVTPSNQDICSSSAVFSECCHYSPVQSAVVLKAPPCQSSLTQGFTVTVICKDTLQASKKNPFGSDWEQVLTPAKNTKTRRALRFSKSLSDVGEKTQETLESFDYMERTCSEGKLALPQGSSLKKNRLHHKEKRAEHCPPLSHSKHSPILSLSTNHSAVSKREAGKGSVRIPLLEEKADGEARLRSQRLLRYLFSLSRGSSASSLHRFHELESHASHLHTAKSSSWLAGSMDFCSDEMGDDDVFEDTSSAKLKNRVLRAPLCSVEKDSDLDCPSLLSEKCTAVSPVSTSGDACRICHCEGDDESPLITPCHCTGSLHFVHQACLQQWIKSSDTRCCELCKYEFIMETKLKPLRKWEKLQMTASERRKIMCSVTFHVIAITCVVWSLYVLIDRTAEEIKQGQVTGILEWPFWTKLVVVAIGFTGGLLFMYVQCKVYLQLWKRLKAYNRVIYVQNCPETSKKNIFEKSALTEPTVENKEGHRMCHSTTNSSCTEPEDTGAEIINV is encoded by the exons ATGAGTCATCCAAGCAACATTTCTAAG GCTGGGAGTAGTCCTCCATCCACGACAGCTCCAGTGTCTGCCTTCTCTCGAACTTCTGTCACACCATCCAACCAGGACATCTGCAG TTCCAGTGCAGTGTTTTCTGAGTGTTGTCACTACAGTCCCGTGCAGTCTGCTGTTGTCTTGAAAGCTCCTCCATGCCAGAGTTCTCTGACACAAGGGTTCACTGTGACAGTTATATGTAAAGACACATTACAGGCATCAAAGAAAAATCCCTTTGGTTCAGACTGGGAGCAAGTCTTGACGCCCGCTAAAAATACTAAGACCAGAAGAGCACTCAGATTCTCAAAGTCACTAAGTGATGTGGGTGAGAAGACCCAGGAGACTTTGGAAAGCTTTGACTATATGGAAAGAACTTGTTCTGAAGGGAAATTGGCACTTCCTCAAGGTTCATCTCTCAAAAAGAACAGGCTCcatcataaagaaaaaagagcagaGCACTGCCCACCCCTCAGCCATTCCAAACACTCTCCTATCTTATCCCTTTCTACCAACCATTCAGCTGTCTCAAAGAGGGAAGCTGGCAAGGGAAGCGTGCGCATCCCACTTTTGGAGGAGAAAGCTGATGGCGAGGCCAGGTTGAGAAGCCAGCGACTACTCCGGTACCTGTTCTCACTCTCCCGTGGCTCAAGTGCCAGCAGCCTCCATAGGTTCCATGAGCTGGAGAGCCATGCCAGCCATCTGCATACTGCCAAGTCCTCCAGCTGGCTGGCAGGGAGCATGGACTTCTGTTCTGATGAAATGGGAGATGACGACGTCTTTGAGGATACATCATCTGCCAAATTGAAGAACAGGGTCCTGCGTGCACCCCTCTGCTCAGTAGAGAAGGACAGTGACCTGGATTGTCCTTCTCTGCTCTCAGAAAAATGCACTGCCGTctctcctgtgtccacttcaggggATGCCTGCAG GATCTGCCACTGTGAAGGGGATGACGAGAGCCCTCTGATCACCCCCTGTCACTGTACAGGAAGCCTCCACTTCGTGCATCAGGCTTGCCTGCAGCAGTGGATCAAGAGTTCTGACACACGCTGCTGTGAACTCTGCAAGTACGAGTTCATCATGGAGACCAAGCTGAAACCTTTGAGGAAA TGGGAGAAGTTGCAGATGACTGCCAGTGAGCGCAGGAAGATCATGTGCTCAGTGACCTTCCATGTCATTGCTATCACCTGTGTGGTCTGGTCCTTGTATGTGCTCATTGACCGCACAGCAGAGGAGATCAAGCAGGGTCAGGTAACAG GAATCCTAGAGTGGCCTTTCTGGACGAAGCTGGTAGTTGTGGCCATCGGCTTTACTGGAGGACTTCTCTTTATGTATGTTCAGTGCAAGGTGTACCTACAATTATGGAAAAGACTCAAGGCTTACAATAGAGTGATCTATGTTCAAAACTGTCCAGAAACaagtaaaaagaatatttttgaaaagtctGCACTTACAGAGCCCACCGTTGAAAATAAAGAAGGACATAGAATGTGTCATTCCACCACAAATTCTTCTTGCACAGAGCCTGAAGACACCGGAGCAGAAATTATTAACGTCTGA
- the March8 gene encoding E3 ubiquitin-protein ligase MARCH8 isoform X5, whose protein sequence is MSHPSNISKAGSSPPSTTAPVSAFSRTSVTPSNQDICRICHCEGDDESPLITPCHCTGSLHFVHQACLQQWIKSSDTRCCELCKYEFIMETKLKPLRKWEKLQMTASERRKIMCSVTFHVIAITCVVWSLYVLIDRTAEEIKQGQVTGILEWPFWTKLVVVAIGFTGGLLFMYVQCKVYLQLWKRLKAYNRVIYVQNCPETSKKNIFEKSALTEPTVENKEGHRMCHSTTNSSCTEPEDTGAEIINV, encoded by the exons ATGAGTCATCCAAGCAACATTTCTAAG GCTGGGAGTAGTCCTCCATCCACGACAGCTCCAGTGTCTGCCTTCTCTCGAACTTCTGTCACACCATCCAACCAGGACATCTGCAG GATCTGCCACTGTGAAGGGGATGACGAGAGCCCTCTGATCACCCCCTGTCACTGTACAGGAAGCCTCCACTTCGTGCATCAGGCTTGCCTGCAGCAGTGGATCAAGAGTTCTGACACACGCTGCTGTGAACTCTGCAAGTACGAGTTCATCATGGAGACCAAGCTGAAACCTTTGAGGAAA TGGGAGAAGTTGCAGATGACTGCCAGTGAGCGCAGGAAGATCATGTGCTCAGTGACCTTCCATGTCATTGCTATCACCTGTGTGGTCTGGTCCTTGTATGTGCTCATTGACCGCACAGCAGAGGAGATCAAGCAGGGTCAGGTAACAG GAATCCTAGAGTGGCCTTTCTGGACGAAGCTGGTAGTTGTGGCCATCGGCTTTACTGGAGGACTTCTCTTTATGTATGTTCAGTGCAAGGTGTACCTACAATTATGGAAAAGACTCAAGGCTTACAATAGAGTGATCTATGTTCAAAACTGTCCAGAAACaagtaaaaagaatatttttgaaaagtctGCACTTACAGAGCCCACCGTTGAAAATAAAGAAGGACATAGAATGTGTCATTCCACCACAAATTCTTCTTGCACAGAGCCTGAAGACACCGGAGCAGAAATTATTAACGTCTGA